The Mesorhizobium sp. NBSH29 genome has a segment encoding these proteins:
- a CDS encoding LysR family transcriptional regulator — protein MDRLDELTIFLAIIDSGSLVAAARRLRRSPPQVTRALNELEARAGARLVARTTRRLSATEAGMALAEKARQVLIDYEGALAGDSSTPLSGLVRVTAPVQFGRRYIAPLISTFLDAYPSIQVDLVLHDRNLDLMEERIDVAVRIGPLPDSSLRVRTVGMLSHIVVASPDYLAARGIPQRPADLAHHEIIFNSLQGGPREWRFAGKKSVRLTPRLLVNDVESQLIAARAGRGIAGVLSYQAADDIAAGTLATVLDDFTPPPYPVQLVSSGDPLMPRKVRAFIDHAAEALRRLPIIHPDDQPLPG, from the coding sequence ATGGACCGTCTCGACGAACTGACCATCTTTCTGGCAATCATCGACAGCGGCAGTTTGGTGGCCGCTGCGCGAAGGCTAAGGCGTTCACCGCCACAGGTCACCCGTGCATTAAACGAACTGGAGGCACGCGCCGGTGCGCGTCTCGTGGCGCGCACCACAAGACGCCTGTCAGCGACAGAAGCGGGCATGGCTTTGGCCGAAAAGGCACGTCAGGTCCTGATTGATTATGAAGGTGCGCTTGCCGGAGATTCGAGTACGCCCCTTAGTGGCCTGGTGCGCGTCACAGCACCGGTGCAATTTGGCCGCCGTTATATCGCACCTTTGATCTCCACCTTTCTCGATGCCTATCCGTCAATTCAAGTCGACTTGGTGCTGCATGATCGCAATCTCGATCTGATGGAGGAGCGGATCGATGTTGCGGTGCGCATTGGGCCCTTGCCGGACTCGTCTTTGCGCGTCCGCACGGTTGGTATGTTGAGCCATATTGTTGTTGCCAGCCCGGACTATCTTGCTGCCCGTGGCATACCGCAGCGTCCAGCCGACCTCGCCCATCATGAGATCATCTTCAATTCGCTCCAGGGTGGCCCGCGCGAATGGCGGTTTGCCGGAAAAAAATCGGTGCGGCTCACGCCCCGACTTCTCGTCAACGATGTAGAATCGCAGCTCATTGCCGCCCGCGCCGGACGTGGCATTGCTGGCGTGCTTTCCTATCAGGCTGCCGACGACATCGCTGCCGGCACGTTGGCCACCGTACTCGACGACTTTACCCCACCCCCCTACCCCGTTCAGCTTGTCTCTTCAGGCGATCCACTTATGCCGCGTAAGGTGCGCGCTTTCATCGACCATGCAGCCGAAGCACTGCGCCGGCTTCCCATCATTCATCCAGACGATCAGCCATTGCCGGGGTGA
- a CDS encoding inorganic phosphate transporter has product MSENSSHKIPKRVLDKDLDRFASVEEAAGFLSRRLVAPGLALLFLASAAIFASLYVFDEPRAAVIVAAAVIAGYMALNIGANDVANNVGPAVGARAITMGGALVMAAVAETAGALLAGGQVVETVASGIIFPDAITDPGTFIRVMLAALIASALWIHLSSYIRAPVSTTHAIVGGVMGAGIAAAGLSAVNWASMGAITASWMLSPFLGGFIAALLLVFIETSITERTDKITSAIRVVPLLIAAMLGAFSTYLANTLSGHDLLHLDRVQLLIVGLVVFVAAWIIFHGIVKGQAVGLENRNQSLKLLFTIPLLISAALLSFAHGANDVANAVGPLAGIFHAADTGAVAERVSVPFWVILIGALGISVGLMLFGPRLIRMVGAEITKLNPLRAFCIAAATSFTVMGASAFGMPVSTTHIAVGAVFGVGFYREWSASRPAARRAAERMAPALDPDPQAGGKKGSQQEIIRRRLVRRAHVTTIVTAWLTTVPASAGLAALIFYAMRG; this is encoded by the coding sequence ATGAGCGAAAACAGCAGCCACAAGATTCCCAAACGCGTTCTGGACAAGGACCTCGACCGCTTTGCTAGCGTCGAGGAGGCCGCCGGCTTTTTGTCGCGACGCCTCGTGGCACCCGGACTTGCGCTGCTTTTTCTGGCATCGGCCGCGATCTTTGCCTCGCTCTATGTGTTCGATGAGCCGCGGGCCGCTGTCATCGTGGCTGCTGCGGTGATCGCCGGCTACATGGCGCTCAACATCGGTGCCAACGATGTCGCCAACAATGTCGGACCAGCCGTCGGTGCGCGCGCCATCACCATGGGCGGCGCATTGGTGATGGCAGCGGTCGCTGAGACCGCGGGCGCCCTGCTCGCCGGCGGCCAAGTCGTTGAAACTGTTGCAAGTGGCATCATCTTTCCAGACGCCATCACGGATCCCGGCACCTTCATCAGGGTGATGCTTGCAGCTTTGATTGCCTCAGCATTATGGATTCACCTGTCCTCCTATATCCGCGCGCCCGTCTCGACCACGCATGCGATTGTCGGCGGCGTGATGGGTGCCGGTATTGCGGCTGCGGGTCTTTCTGCGGTCAACTGGGCGTCGATGGGTGCGATCACCGCAAGCTGGATGCTTTCGCCTTTCCTGGGCGGTTTTATTGCTGCCCTTCTGCTCGTCTTCATCGAAACAAGCATCACTGAGCGAACGGATAAAATAACGTCCGCCATACGCGTGGTGCCGCTCTTGATCGCCGCGATGCTTGGCGCTTTTTCCACCTATTTGGCCAACACGCTGAGCGGCCATGACCTGCTCCATCTTGACCGTGTCCAGCTCTTGATTGTCGGATTGGTCGTTTTCGTTGCTGCCTGGATAATCTTCCACGGCATCGTCAAAGGCCAGGCGGTTGGACTTGAAAACCGCAACCAGTCGTTAAAACTTCTGTTCACGATTCCTCTTTTGATTTCAGCAGCTTTGCTCTCTTTTGCCCACGGCGCAAACGATGTCGCAAACGCTGTTGGACCACTCGCCGGCATTTTCCATGCAGCCGACACAGGAGCCGTCGCCGAGCGCGTCTCGGTGCCGTTCTGGGTCATCCTGATTGGGGCGCTTGGCATCTCTGTCGGGCTCATGCTTTTTGGTCCACGGCTGATCCGGATGGTCGGCGCCGAAATCACAAAGCTTAACCCTTTGCGAGCCTTTTGCATTGCAGCGGCAACCTCCTTCACTGTCATGGGCGCATCGGCGTTTGGCATGCCGGTCAGCACCACGCACATTGCCGTAGGCGCTGTTTTCGGAGTGGGTTTTTACCGCGAATGGTCGGCGTCGCGCCCTGCAGCGCGGCGGGCTGCGGAGCGAATGGCGCCTGCCTTGGATCCCGATCCGCAGGCCGGTGGCAAAAAAGGATCGCAGCAGGAAATCATTCGCCGCAGACTGGTAAGGCGCGCCCACGTGACCACCATCGTTACCGCCTGGCTGACCACCGTTCCGGCCTCAGCTGGCCTTGCAGCGCTGATTTTCTACGCGATGCGAGGCTGA
- a CDS encoding ABC transporter ATP-binding protein, translating into MSRITLSGITRAFGKVKVLHGIDLDIEDGELIVFVGPSGCGKSTLLRLIAGLDRPTDGTIQIDGKDVTKVAAADRGLAMVFQSYALYPHMTVRQNLAFGLENARMARAEIDKRIGEAARMLEISDYLGRRPGQLSGGQRQRVAIGRAIVRNPTAFLLDEPLSNLDAELRISTRAELAALHERLGTTMVYVTHDQIEAMTLADRIVVLRAGRIEQVGTPLDLYNRPQNLFVAGFIGAPRMNLVQAKVTEGKAGGLAVALGGSDPVTVNGLNASTGDTLTVGLRPHHIGLATEGDEGVSSEVTLVEALGSETVVHTKTPSGQELLAVLSGQHKIRAGEMLRLRVAPDQMHFFDADGHRIKTQPAN; encoded by the coding sequence ATGAGCCGCATCACCCTCTCCGGAATCACCCGCGCCTTCGGCAAGGTAAAAGTCCTGCACGGCATCGATCTCGACATCGAGGATGGCGAGCTGATCGTCTTCGTCGGCCCCTCCGGCTGTGGCAAGTCCACGCTGCTGCGTCTGATCGCCGGCCTCGACCGGCCAACCGACGGTACTATCCAGATCGACGGCAAGGACGTTACAAAGGTCGCAGCCGCAGATCGTGGCCTTGCCATGGTGTTTCAGTCCTATGCGCTCTACCCGCACATGACGGTGCGCCAGAACCTTGCCTTTGGCCTCGAAAACGCCCGCATGGCCCGCGCCGAGATCGACAAGCGCATCGGCGAGGCCGCCCGTATGCTGGAGATCTCGGATTATCTCGGCCGTCGCCCCGGCCAGCTGTCAGGTGGCCAGCGCCAGCGTGTGGCCATCGGTCGTGCCATCGTCCGCAACCCGACCGCCTTCCTGCTCGACGAACCGCTGTCCAATCTCGATGCCGAACTGCGCATCTCCACCCGCGCTGAGCTTGCCGCCCTGCATGAGCGCCTCGGCACCACCATGGTTTACGTCACGCACGATCAGATCGAGGCGATGACACTGGCCGACCGTATCGTCGTGTTGCGGGCTGGCCGGATCGAGCAGGTCGGCACACCGCTCGATCTCTATAACCGGCCCCAGAATCTGTTCGTGGCCGGCTTCATCGGCGCCCCGCGCATGAACCTGGTTCAGGCAAAGGTCACCGAAGGAAAAGCAGGAGGTCTGGCGGTCGCGCTCGGTGGTTCGGACCCTGTTACCGTAAACGGTCTCAACGCAAGCACCGGCGACACCCTCACAGTGGGGCTCAGGCCCCATCACATCGGGCTCGCCACCGAGGGCGATGAAGGCGTGTCGAGCGAAGTCACGCTGGTCGAGGCGCTCGGCTCTGAAACCGTGGTTCACACCAAAACGCCGAGCGGACAGGAATTGCTGGCTGTTCTTTCCGGCCAGCACAAGATACGCGCCGGCGAGATGCTGCGGCTGCGCGTCGCGCCGGACCAGATGCATTTCTTCGACGCTGACGGGCACCGCATCAAGACACAGCCTGCGAACTGA
- a CDS encoding carbohydrate ABC transporter permease, producing the protein MAGTSSLASAVGTALAVPFSWLARIIDVPLRAWQRLTGYNGMAVFFLAPNMLIFGIFVLFPLVINFAYSMTGGGALFLSDRTYVGAEQYQRLFDCSNYLDPRSCTEDMFWTAVRNTTIFVVLQVALMIGVALITALVLNRDLRARSFWRAVFFFPVLLSPVVVGLIWRWILQRQGLLNYMIFELGFDPVNWLVERNWAFAAAIGVSVWAHVGFYALILLAGLQAIPKDLYEAAEMDGTRPARVFWRITLPLLAPNLLVVLVLTLIRSVQIFDEVYVLTGGGPGTSTLFLTQYIYEIGFASLLRNPGLAAAASILMGTVLVVLTLLQLGLARRNETKDKR; encoded by the coding sequence ATGGCCGGCACATCCTCCCTCGCCTCGGCTGTGGGCACTGCTTTGGCAGTGCCCTTCAGCTGGCTGGCGCGCATCATCGACGTCCCGCTGCGCGCCTGGCAGAGGCTGACCGGCTATAACGGCATGGCGGTGTTCTTCCTCGCACCCAATATGCTGATCTTCGGCATTTTTGTGCTCTTTCCGCTGGTCATCAACTTCGCCTATTCGATGACCGGCGGCGGCGCGCTGTTCCTGTCCGACCGCACCTATGTGGGTGCAGAGCAGTATCAGCGTCTGTTTGACTGCTCCAATTATCTCGATCCGCGCAGCTGCACTGAAGACATGTTCTGGACGGCTGTGCGCAACACCACCATCTTTGTCGTCCTCCAGGTCGCGCTGATGATCGGCGTTGCGCTGATCACCGCTCTGGTACTCAATCGCGACCTGCGGGCCCGCAGCTTCTGGCGCGCAGTCTTCTTCTTCCCGGTGCTGTTGTCTCCGGTGGTCGTCGGCCTGATCTGGCGCTGGATCTTGCAACGGCAGGGACTGCTCAACTACATGATCTTTGAACTCGGCTTTGACCCGGTCAATTGGCTGGTCGAGCGCAACTGGGCCTTTGCGGCCGCCATCGGCGTCTCTGTCTGGGCCCATGTCGGCTTTTACGCGCTGATCCTGCTGGCCGGCCTGCAGGCGATCCCCAAGGATCTCTACGAGGCCGCTGAGATGGATGGCACGCGCCCGGCGCGCGTGTTCTGGCGCATCACACTGCCGCTTCTGGCACCCAACCTGCTGGTCGTGCTGGTGCTGACTCTCATCCGCTCCGTCCAGATTTTCGACGAGGTCTATGTGCTGACCGGCGGCGGCCCGGGCACCAGCACGCTGTTCCTCACCCAATACATCTACGAGATTGGATTTGCCTCGCTGCTGCGCAATCCGGGCCTGGCGGCGGCCGCCTCTATCCTCATGGGCACGGTGCTTGTGGTGCTGACGCTGCTCCAGCTCGGCCTTGCCCGGCGCAACGAGACGAAGGACAAGCGATGA
- a CDS encoding NUDIX hydrolase yields MMVSHTTRNRIAERVRILFGGKPCRLQVAALPWKRVSGQTKIMMITSRDTGRWVLPKGWPEGREQLYDTAAREAGEEAGLVGNIAQTHFGSYFYGKVLATGMEQRCEVLVFPMKISKTVTNWPEKEERTRKWFSPDDAARSVAEVDLGELITRFAASHQFTA; encoded by the coding sequence ATTATGGTCAGCCACACAACGCGCAACCGCATTGCTGAAAGGGTCCGCATCCTGTTCGGCGGCAAGCCCTGTCGGCTGCAGGTGGCGGCACTTCCGTGGAAGCGTGTCAGTGGCCAGACTAAGATCATGATGATCACCAGCCGCGACACCGGTCGTTGGGTGCTGCCAAAAGGCTGGCCGGAAGGGCGCGAGCAGCTTTATGACACCGCCGCCCGCGAGGCAGGTGAGGAAGCAGGCTTGGTGGGCAACATCGCCCAAACCCATTTCGGCAGCTATTTCTACGGCAAGGTTCTGGCCACCGGGATGGAACAGCGCTGCGAAGTGCTTGTTTTTCCGATGAAAATTTCCAAGACTGTTACCAATTGGCCGGAAAAGGAAGAGCGAACCCGAAAGTGGTTTTCGCCTGACGATGCTGCCCGCTCAGTAGCTGAAGTGGATCTTGGCGAGTTGATTACCCGCTTCGCCGCATCCCACCAGTTTACGGCTTGA
- a CDS encoding glutathione S-transferase — protein MSQSGIVLHGVELSGHTHRVQLMLRMLELPFSFSEAGADVRSSETFRKLNPMGQIPVLEDGNIVLPDSNAIMVYLVKRYAPGSHWLPDDAVAAANVQRWLSISAGEIRFGPGLARVMKVFGAGGDIDTCHALAARVLTMMESHLADRIWLATGDATIADLACYSYVAHAPEGGISLEPYPAVRAWLKRVEALPHFKVLPAAPRAA, from the coding sequence ATGAGCCAGTCCGGCATAGTGCTTCACGGCGTAGAATTGTCAGGTCATACGCATCGCGTCCAACTGATGCTGCGTATGCTTGAGTTGCCATTTTCTTTTTCAGAAGCCGGTGCCGATGTGCGCAGCTCCGAGACATTTCGCAAACTCAATCCGATGGGACAGATCCCGGTTCTGGAAGATGGCAATATCGTTTTGCCCGACAGCAACGCCATCATGGTCTATCTGGTCAAGCGCTATGCGCCGGGCAGCCACTGGCTGCCGGATGACGCGGTTGCAGCAGCCAATGTGCAGCGCTGGCTTTCAATTTCGGCTGGCGAGATACGGTTCGGTCCCGGCCTCGCTCGTGTGATGAAAGTGTTTGGGGCAGGGGGCGATATCGACACCTGTCACGCCCTGGCAGCGCGTGTGCTAACGATGATGGAAAGCCATCTGGCAGACCGCATCTGGCTGGCGACGGGCGACGCCACCATCGCTGACCTTGCCTGCTACAGTTACGTGGCGCACGCGCCAGAAGGTGGCATCTCCCTTGAGCCGTATCCCGCGGTACGCGCATGGCTGAAGCGGGTGGAAGCGTTGCCGCACTTCAAAGTGCTGCCGGCTGCGCCGCGCGCTGCGTGA
- a CDS encoding pyridoxamine 5'-phosphate oxidase family protein, with amino-acid sequence MAEAGGSVAALQSAAGCAARCVISMDRVLPYHADELEAQALAGGGSGGGAIRGFMPDQHREFFAMLPYVFAAAADDEGWPHATVLTGEPGFIRSPDAATLDVGALPGPADPLLAGFAVGRPIGLLGIDLATRRRNRVNGFVERTSASGFALAINQSFGNCPKYIQVRSVRRGLAQPGKVEELAVLDADARALIAASDTFFVASRSRDVAEAPGGLDVSHRGGRPGFVGVEGDVLTVPDFSGNRYYNTLGNLLGDPRAGLLFIDFERGDMLQLQGTVEIDWTANPALRGAERSWRFQVRRGWRRRGALGLRWRLVEASPFTLATGLWDADTVSGSTLAR; translated from the coding sequence ATGGCTGAAGCGGGTGGAAGCGTTGCCGCACTTCAAAGTGCTGCCGGCTGCGCCGCGCGCTGCGTGATCTCCATGGATCGCGTGTTACCCTATCACGCGGATGAACTCGAGGCGCAGGCGCTGGCTGGCGGCGGATCGGGTGGGGGCGCTATCCGCGGTTTCATGCCCGACCAGCACCGCGAATTCTTTGCGATGCTGCCCTATGTTTTTGCGGCGGCTGCGGATGATGAGGGTTGGCCGCATGCGACCGTGCTGACGGGCGAGCCAGGCTTCATCCGCTCGCCCGACGCAGCAACGTTGGATGTCGGGGCGCTGCCCGGACCAGCCGATCCTTTGCTAGCGGGCTTTGCTGTCGGAAGGCCCATCGGGCTGTTGGGCATCGACCTTGCAACCCGACGCCGGAACCGCGTCAACGGTTTTGTCGAGCGGACCAGCGCCAGCGGGTTTGCGCTTGCGATCAACCAGAGCTTTGGCAATTGCCCAAAATACATTCAGGTGCGCAGCGTTCGGCGTGGTCTTGCTCAGCCGGGCAAGGTTGAGGAACTGGCGGTGCTCGACGCTGATGCGCGGGCGCTGATTGCCGCCTCCGATACGTTTTTCGTCGCCTCGCGCTCGCGCGATGTCGCCGAAGCGCCGGGCGGGCTTGACGTCTCGCATCGTGGTGGCCGACCGGGTTTTGTGGGTGTCGAAGGCGACGTGCTGACCGTGCCGGATTTTTCCGGCAACCGCTATTACAACACGCTGGGCAATCTGCTCGGTGATCCGCGCGCGGGGCTGTTGTTCATCGATTTCGAGCGTGGCGATATGCTGCAGCTGCAGGGCACGGTCGAGATCGACTGGACGGCCAACCCGGCCCTGCGCGGTGCTGAACGGAGCTGGCGCTTTCAGGTTCGGCGCGGCTGGAGACGGCGTGGCGCTTTGGGGCTGCGCTGGAGACTTGTCGAGGCCTCGCCTTTTACGCTTGCCACCGGTTTGTGGGATGCTGATACCGTTTCAGGGTCCACTTTGGCAAGGTAG
- a CDS encoding carbohydrate ABC transporter permease has product MSRAFEFLLRRRGGTGLHWTDVFTYFWLVGGFVLMLGPALWLVNSSFKTPAALAEFPPSILPYVTAETVVQGYDKPLPLYRVTDKETGEERVLAEVRRIGIMGQMVDPKNPGEIVKVNIQDRTPVRSVSFDTENYTKPFTAFDFPLYLRNSVFVTVVATLITLLTNSMAAFALSKYNFTGRSAVMFLIVATLMVPLSVILVPLYSVISAMGLFNSLWGVILPTVATPTGVFMLRQYMLTIPDELLDAARMDKASEWQIYWRIVLPLTAPALAVLAIFSVVWRWNDFLWPLIVLSRKEVYTLQVGLATYAGELNVQWHFILAMTVVTMIPVVLVFVFLQRFITTGIAGSGLK; this is encoded by the coding sequence ATGAGCCGCGCATTCGAATTTCTGCTTCGCAGACGTGGCGGCACTGGCTTGCACTGGACCGATGTCTTCACCTATTTCTGGTTGGTCGGCGGCTTTGTGCTGATGCTCGGGCCGGCTTTGTGGCTGGTAAATTCCTCGTTCAAGACACCGGCCGCACTAGCCGAGTTTCCGCCCTCCATCCTGCCCTATGTGACCGCCGAGACAGTGGTCCAAGGGTATGACAAGCCGCTGCCGCTCTACCGCGTCACCGATAAGGAGACCGGCGAGGAACGCGTACTCGCCGAAGTGCGCCGCATCGGCATCATGGGCCAGATGGTCGATCCGAAAAATCCGGGCGAGATCGTCAAGGTCAACATCCAGGACCGCACGCCGGTGCGCAGCGTCTCCTTTGACACCGAAAATTATACAAAGCCGTTCACCGCCTTCGACTTCCCGCTCTATCTGCGCAATTCGGTGTTCGTCACCGTCGTCGCCACGCTGATCACGCTGCTCACCAATTCGATGGCCGCCTTCGCCCTGTCAAAATACAATTTCACAGGCCGGTCGGCGGTGATGTTCCTCATCGTCGCCACGCTGATGGTGCCGCTGTCAGTGATCCTTGTGCCGCTGTATTCCGTCATCTCGGCAATGGGCCTGTTCAACTCGCTGTGGGGCGTTATCCTGCCCACCGTCGCCACACCGACCGGCGTCTTCATGCTGCGCCAATACATGCTCACCATCCCCGACGAACTGCTCGACGCGGCGCGGATGGACAAGGCGTCGGAATGGCAGATTTATTGGCGCATCGTGTTGCCGCTCACTGCCCCGGCGCTGGCGGTGCTTGCCATCTTTTCGGTGGTCTGGCGCTGGAACGACTTCCTGTGGCCACTGATCGTTCTGTCGCGCAAGGAGGTCTATACGCTGCAGGTGGGGCTCGCCACCTATGCCGGTGAACTCAACGTGCAATGGCACTTCATCCTCGCCATGACGGTGGTGACCATGATCCCGGTCGTGCTGGTGTTTGTCTTCCTGCAGCGTTTCATCACCACCGGCATTGCCGGATCAGGCCTGAAGTAG
- a CDS encoding ABC transporter substrate-binding protein, with amino-acid sequence MKFSKGIMLALATGLMSTSALAGDVRVMWYSDGVEGEVIKDLLDRFMKDNPGINVVLDNVAYKVIQEQLPIELEAGRGPDIARVTNIKELAGHWLDLTPHLSNVDYWQENFGAHFDWMRPDGSSAIPGFMTQITLTGGFANKTLFEQAGVDMPDDKATWDDWVEAAGKVQDSQQLNAAIAIDRSGHRVSGPNISYGANYIGADRLPAPIDAGTKAFAEKLVAWTENGRMNKETWVSASGTTYRAGAEDFINAQLAYYYSGSWQVANLSTKIGDAFDWVATGSPCGTDACSGLPGGAALVAIKYTKNPEEVAKVMDYLAQEDIVREFTERTLFLPGHKGVLSKPIDFKTDDPNVKAALEAFVKAAGEVAPNASALPAWKWGTAYYGALVTRISQVMAGELKLDEAYARMDEDIKAKVAEASK; translated from the coding sequence ATGAAATTTTCAAAGGGAATAATGCTGGCTCTGGCAACGGGGCTGATGTCGACATCGGCGCTAGCCGGCGATGTGCGCGTGATGTGGTATTCGGACGGCGTCGAGGGTGAGGTCATCAAGGACCTGCTCGACCGCTTCATGAAGGACAATCCGGGCATCAATGTCGTTCTCGACAATGTCGCCTACAAGGTTATTCAGGAGCAGCTGCCGATTGAACTGGAAGCCGGCCGCGGCCCCGACATCGCACGCGTCACCAACATCAAGGAACTGGCCGGTCATTGGCTCGATCTGACGCCGCATCTGTCCAACGTCGATTACTGGCAGGAAAATTTCGGCGCCCATTTTGACTGGATGCGCCCGGACGGCTCGTCCGCCATTCCCGGTTTCATGACGCAGATCACGTTGACCGGCGGCTTTGCCAATAAGACGCTGTTTGAGCAAGCCGGCGTGGATATGCCGGATGACAAGGCGACCTGGGATGATTGGGTCGAGGCTGCCGGCAAGGTGCAGGACAGCCAGCAGCTCAACGCGGCCATCGCCATCGACCGTTCGGGCCACCGCGTTTCGGGTCCCAACATTTCCTATGGCGCCAACTACATCGGCGCCGACCGCCTGCCAGCCCCGATCGACGCCGGCACCAAAGCATTCGCTGAAAAGCTCGTGGCTTGGACAGAAAACGGCCGGATGAACAAGGAGACCTGGGTATCCGCGTCAGGCACAACCTATCGCGCCGGCGCCGAAGACTTTATCAACGCCCAGCTTGCCTATTACTATTCCGGCAGCTGGCAGGTGGCCAACCTGTCGACCAAGATCGGCGATGCCTTTGACTGGGTCGCCACCGGCTCGCCCTGTGGAACCGACGCCTGCAGCGGCCTGCCGGGCGGTGCAGCACTGGTCGCGATCAAATACACCAAGAACCCTGAGGAAGTTGCCAAGGTCATGGATTACCTTGCCCAGGAAGACATTGTGCGCGAGTTCACCGAGCGCACGCTGTTCCTGCCCGGCCACAAGGGTGTGCTGTCCAAGCCCATCGACTTCAAGACCGATGATCCAAACGTAAAGGCGGCTCTGGAAGCGTTCGTCAAGGCAGCCGGTGAAGTCGCACCCAACGCTTCAGCACTGCCGGCGTGGAAGTGGGGCACCGCCTATTACGGCGCTCTTGTCACACGTATCAGTCAGGTGATGGCAGGCGAACTCAAGCTCGACGAAGCCTATGCCCGGATGGATGAGGACATCAAGGCCAAGGTCGCCGAAGCGTCGAAATAG
- a CDS encoding competence/damage-inducible protein A, producing MTAEIVTAAMLIIGDEILSGRTKDRNIGHLADIMAAIGIDLKEVRIVSDDENDIASAVNALRARYTYVFTTGGIGPTHDDITADSISKAFGVACEYDPKAYRMLEQNYMNRDLEFTEARKRMARMPVGADHIDNPVSLAPGFRIGNVHVMAGVPAIFQAMLDNVVPTLKTGTKLLSATVECPFGEGVIGGPLGEIQKAHPDTIIGSYPKYLDGNFWTELVARARTQDALDAAVAEITAMVASLKATA from the coding sequence ATGACCGCAGAAATCGTCACCGCAGCAATGCTCATCATCGGCGACGAGATTCTGTCTGGCCGCACCAAGGACCGCAACATCGGCCACCTTGCCGACATCATGGCGGCCATCGGCATCGACCTCAAGGAAGTGCGAATTGTTTCGGACGATGAAAATGACATCGCCTCCGCGGTCAATGCACTGCGTGCGCGCTACACCTATGTGTTCACCACCGGTGGCATTGGACCCACGCATGATGACATCACCGCCGATTCTATCTCGAAAGCCTTTGGCGTGGCCTGCGAATATGATCCGAAGGCTTACCGGATGCTGGAGCAGAACTATATGAACCGCGATCTCGAGTTTACCGAGGCCCGCAAGCGCATGGCGCGGATGCCGGTGGGCGCCGACCATATCGACAACCCTGTCTCCTTGGCGCCCGGCTTTCGCATCGGCAATGTGCATGTGATGGCCGGCGTACCGGCTATTTTTCAGGCTATGCTCGACAATGTCGTGCCGACACTGAAGACGGGAACAAAACTGCTTTCCGCCACGGTCGAATGTCCTTTTGGCGAGGGCGTGATCGGCGGCCCGCTCGGAGAGATCCAGAAAGCGCATCCCGACACCATCATTGGTTCTTACCCGAAATATCTCGACGGAAATTTCTGGACTGAACTGGTCGCCCGCGCCCGCACGCAAGATGCCCTCGATGCAGCGGTTGCAGAAATCACCGCGATGGTGGCTTCGCTGAAGGCAACCGCCTGA
- the gpt gene encoding xanthine phosphoribosyltransferase, with translation MSLPEKAFPVSWDQFHRDARALAWRLASVNGNWKAIVCITRGGLVPAAIISRELGIRLIETVCVASYHEYVEQGQLEVLKEVSPALLENEGSEVLIIDDLTDTGKTAAIVRAMMPKAHFAAVYAKPKGRPLVDTFVTEVSQDTWIYFPWDMGFTYQKPIAEHSKG, from the coding sequence ATGTCATTGCCAGAAAAAGCTTTTCCGGTCTCCTGGGACCAGTTTCACCGCGACGCTCGGGCGCTTGCCTGGCGGCTGGCCAGCGTCAACGGCAACTGGAAAGCGATCGTGTGCATCACCCGCGGCGGATTGGTTCCGGCGGCCATCATCTCGCGTGAGCTAGGCATCAGGCTGATCGAGACCGTCTGTGTGGCTTCCTATCACGAGTATGTGGAGCAGGGTCAGCTGGAAGTGCTCAAAGAGGTCTCGCCCGCGCTGCTTGAAAATGAGGGTAGCGAAGTGCTGATCATTGATGACCTGACCGACACGGGCAAGACGGCGGCGATTGTCCGGGCAATGATGCCCAAGGCGCATTTTGCGGCTGTGTATGCAAAACCCAAGGGCCGTCCACTGGTCGACACTTTTGTGACCGAGGTATCCCAGGATACCTGGATTTATTTCCCATGGGACATGGGCTTCACCTATCAAAAACCCATCGCCGAACACAGCAAGGGGTGA